ATACCGGGCTTAAGGCCGAATAAAGAGGAATCAAAGCTTAAATAGCCATAGGCGTTTTCCCTTGTTTCGCTGATGCCGTCGTTTCTTATAAGCTCTACTTTGAGGTTTTCAGGGTCCGTATTGATATACAGCTTATCATAGGGATTCATTTTTCTTTCTACCTTTATAAATTCCCCTGTGCTTACGTTTTTAATCATTGGATTCTGGGCTCCGCCGTCTATATATATTTCCATAGGGGCAGACACATCGCCTTTATTGTCTACAAAAGCTCTGTATCCCAATGTTCCGAAAAATCCCGGCGTTACAATGGGAAATTTCAAACCACCCTCCACATATGCAAGGCTTACAACCGTATTTTCATAATCCTGCCAAAAGGGCGAGGGGCATTCAAAACTTATATTTAAAGTCTGTACTGAATTTATTTTTTCGGCATAGGCTGCGTCCTTACAGAAAGCAGGAATCGACCATCTGCCATTGTCATTTTCATAAACAAGCCTTCCTATGCCGAAGCTTGGGCTTATGATGTTAAGAAGCCGCTGCCTTTCCGCATACATTTTTTTTACATCTCCGTAGGAATCTACAACATGGCCCGTAAGGGTTACGACCCTGCTGTCAAAAACAATGGAATGAAGGGTATAGCCGCTCTGCCCTACGGACTGGGTAAATACGGGCTCCACCGGAGGCAGGCTTATGCCGTCTATTTTCCAGAATATAAAAGGGTCCTGAGACATAAACTCCACCTCAAAACCCCGGGAATTAATAAATTTTAGTTTTTGCATTTTATCACTCCTTTTGAAAGAGGATTACAGCCACAGCTAAAGAAAAGCAAACCAGTTCTTCTAAACATATCTTAAAGCACTTTCAAGAGCCTTTTTAGATTCCCTTGCCACTTTAGAAGGGCTTGCAGTAGGGGAGCTGATGCTTTGATAAAGCTGAATACTGTTATTTGTTGCATTTGTAGACATCGTGCTTGCCTGAGCCCCTAAAACAGAATACTGCCTGTCGTCTATTTGGGATTCTATGGACTGCACCGATTCTCTGAAGGCTTCCGCATAGGCGTCTCCTGCGCGTTTTCCCGCTTCTCTGTATTCTTCTACCCGTTCGTAAAGCCTGTTGATGATATTGGTGGAGCTTGAATCCATGAGCGCTTCGGTTTCTAAATTATTTTCCTGTGTTTTGACTTTTTTCCCGTCTAAAAATGTCTTATATTCCTTTTCCTGATTCTCATAGTTCTTTTTAAGCTCCTCAAGGTTTTGCTCATTATTGCCTTTAAGCCCTTCAAGTTCTGCTTCAAGCTTTGCCGTATAGCTTTCAAGAGCCTCCTCATGAAAGGCTATTTCAGCATCTCTGTTTTCTTCAAGCATCAGCTTCTGTTCTGCAAGGTTCTCTTTTACGGCATTGATTTGCTCCTGATACATAGCCTTTTCATCTTCAAGAGATTCTTTTCGCTTTCTCTTGTCGTTTTCAGCAGTAAGATTGTCTATTTCCTTTTGCATCTCATATTTGTTGCTGTCGTCTGTCTCAAATTCAAGAAGCCCTCTCAGCCTGTTTATTTTGTCGCTGTATTTATCGTCTTCTTCCTTGCGTTCTTCTTCTTTCAGAAGATTATCTATGGCTTTTATCTTTTCTTCATAAGCTGATATTTCTGCGTTGGCCGCTTCTTCTGCAAATTTTATTTCTTCACTATATCTTGTTTTTATCTCTTCAATTAATTTTGAGGTTTGTTCTTTTTCCTTTGCGATAATCTGGCGGTTAAGCTCTTCTAAGGCCTGGAGCTTTATTTTCCTTTGCTCTTCCATATTCCGTTCTTCTTCTTTGATTGCCTCTAGGGAGAGGGCTATATGCCTGTCATTATAGTCCTGCTGAAGCTGTAAGAGGTCTTCGTACTGCTCTTTTTGCCCATTTGTCATTTTGTCCGTTTTATCCCCATATTGGGAAACAAAATCGTCAATATCCTTATTGATAGCTTCAAGCCATTCACCTACGAGAATTTTTTCTTCCGCCGGCCCAAATTCATATTCCGTTCCGTCCGGTAAAGTCATTCCGTTAAACTGTTTCAGGTTGTTAATATATTTATCGTGAAGGCTTACTGCATTATCCAAGGCTTCCATCCCGATTCCGGAAATTTTATCAGCTAAATTCCTCGTATTATCCTCAATAAGCTTCATAACTTCCTTTTGCTTTTCTCCTATAGTAATCGGAAGTCCCTCATACATCTGGGGTATTTCATCAAACAGCTTTTTATAAGCTTCAATAATAGCCGAAAAATCCGTATTGTCTTCCCTGCCTTTATTGAGCTTTTCTATATTGTCCATTTCTTCTTTATAAAGCTTATCGCCAAGCGCCTTTCTAAGAGGAAAAAGCCGCTTTTCAATTTCAAACGCTTCTTCCTTCGTAAGCTCATATTCCGCTAAAATTGTCCTAAGCCTTTGAATTTCTTCTTCGGCGCTCATTTCAGAAGTGGCCTTAATATCGTCTATGATTTTAAGCTGCTTTTGAAGCTCTGAATTGGTCTTTTCCACATATCCTGAGCTTATGCCGCCGGAACCTGAAGATAACGCCTTTTTGTTTTCTCCTTTGGAAGAGTCTGATCCATATTCCTGCATACTTTTAGATATTTGATCCAGCTTAACTGTCTCTTTAGCAACAGTTTCCTTTGCGCTTTCTATTTCTATGGTTCTTTGTTTTATGGTTTTATTGATTTCTTCAACATCGTATCCCGTATCTCCCTGGGCCAGCTGTAATGCCAGAAGCATTGTAAGCTCAGATTCCATAGCGGCAATTCTGTTTTTAGTTCCCTTTATAACATTTTCAGTTTTCTCCCTTTCGGCATTCAATGTATCCGTAGCCAGCTTTCTGCTTTCTGCCGCTACGATAGATAGTATTTCTCCGTTTTTAAGGGTTAAATCTCCTGTTGATGCAATATATTCTGCAACCTTCGGATAAAGGTCTATAAGCTTATTAAGGGTTTCTGCGCTTAAGTCCTGACCTTGGCTGAGGGCTTTTTGAGACTGCTCTAAAAATTCTAAGCGTTCAGCGGTTTCTTTAATGCTTTGGCTTAATTTCTCCATATCCATCGACTGGGCTAAAATCACTGCCTTATTTTCAGCAACAGCCTTATAATAATTCTGTTCTTTAACCGTTGCTAAACTTCTGGCACTGTTAAGCTTTGCAAGCATCTCCAGCCGCTGTTCTTCCGCAGATCCTACACCGGAAAGGGTAATGCCGTACTTTTCAACTTCCTTTGCAAAATTTAAAATTTTACCTTCTGTGTAGGAAAAGTCATCTCCGCCGGCATCCGCAATGCTTTTATTCACCTTCCCAAGGGTATCAAGTCTTTCAACCAAAAGGTCCAAGCCTTCTCTGCCTTCCTTCAAAGCAGCTATATTTTCTTCATCTACACCAAACTTCATTGCGTTTCTGAAGCCATCGGCGGCGCCTTTAACTTTGTCAAATTCCTCATTAAAGCCTATGGTTTTTTCATGGGCATCGGAAACCATACTGATAACTAAGCCTATTGCTCCTGCAACGCCTACAAGGGGGGCTATTGCAGGATTTAAACTCAATAGATTTCCTATTGCGCCAATACCCTTAACTGCTGCCTGGGCCTTTCCGATAGCAACGATTACCCCGGCAATCCCTCCTGCCAATGCCGTAAGCGTCACTACCGTTTCTTTATTCTCTAATATAAATTCTCTTACTAAGTTCAGTATTGAAGTTAAGCTTTGCATAAGCTCTATGGCAACAGGGGCAAGGGCCTCTCCAAATGCCGCGGCAACCCCCGTCACAGAGGATTTAAGCTGTTCTTGGCTTCCCGCAAGGGTATCTGCATAGGTCGCGGCGTTCCCCATAAAAGATTCCGTTTCCTTCATAAAACCGTTATATGTAGCCTGCGCTTTTTCAGCTTCGGTTAAGCTTTCGGCGGTCTTTCCTAAGCTCAATGCGTACTCTTCATACATTTTAGAAAGAGGCTTTGTAACTCCGGAAGCCTCTGCCAATGCAGAATTTCCGTTCTTAATGCCTTCTGTCGTCGCCTTTACCGCTTCGCTTAAAGTATATTGAGACTGCCTGTTTTTTACGGCGCTGTCCTTAAGCCTGTCTACCATTTCAGAAGCCTGATAAAGGGTATATCCATATTGAGTCAGATTTTTTATTGCTTCTTCCGCATCAGAAACAGACAGGAATCCATCAGCAGATTTCTGCTGAACAATATCCATGGCAGCTGATGAGCTGATACCCAATTGAAGCATATTTGCGCTCAGATTATTCATAACAGTGCTATACTCACTAAAAGTGTCAAGGCCTGTCTTTACCCCGGAAGATACTGCACTGAAAACAGCACCGGCCGCCGGCAGGGCCGCTTCTAATCTTTCAGAAAATCCTGAGCTTTTTTCTTTAACCGCTTCTATATCTATTGCTACTTCTTTAAGCTGGGCTGAAACTGCCCCTATGCCTACAGCGCTTGCCTCTATTTGAATGCTTCTTTCGATATAGCTGATTTTTCGCTTTATATCACTAAGTTCTGAGCTTGCAGTACTGCTTTCGATTTCAACTTCAATGCTTATTTTCCTTTCAAGTTCTTTTGCCTTTGAACTGATTTCTTCAAGCTTTGATTTAAGCTCATCGCTGCTTGATAAATCCATAGGAATGGAAAGCATCGCTTCTATTTTATTTTTTTCATTATTAAGCTCAGAAAGCTTCATTTTCATCTCTGAAATTCTTTCAGAATCCACCGGAAAACTAATTGCCCCTTCAAGAATCTCTTTTCTTTTTTGAAGTGAAGAAAGCTCTTCTTTTAGTTTATTAAGCTCTCCCTTATGAACCTTCATGTGGAGTTCTTCTTCAAGAAGCTTTTTCTCTTTTTTCAGGCCTTCA
This is a stretch of genomic DNA from Anaeropeptidivorans aminofermentans. It encodes these proteins:
- a CDS encoding phage distal tail protein; translated protein: MQKLKFINSRGFEVEFMSQDPFIFWKIDGISLPPVEPVFTQSVGQSGYTLHSIVFDSRVVTLTGHVVDSYGDVKKMYAERQRLLNIISPSFGIGRLVYENDNGRWSIPAFCKDAAYAEKINSVQTLNISFECPSPFWQDYENTVVSLAYVEGGLKFPIVTPGFFGTLGYRAFVDNKGDVSAPMEIYIDGGAQNPMIKNVSTGEFIKVERKMNPYDKLYINTDPENLKVELIRNDGISETRENAYGYLSFDSSLFGLKPGMNELIFTSDDENKKVKIRLVFRLLYSGV